In Companilactobacillus allii, one genomic interval encodes:
- a CDS encoding dihydrofolate reductase → MKISFVWAEDKNHIIGKDGKLPWSLPNDMLRFKNITTGHPIVMGRKTYESFPNGPLLNRLNIVLSRNENYKVPNSVVLITDKSQLSEYVKPDEEVMVIGGSSIFEIFKDDVDRLYLTRIDHEFGGDTVMPRIDYDKFVLVEKKEGVMDDKNIYPYTFKTYQKKIN, encoded by the coding sequence ATGAAGATTAGTTTTGTTTGGGCAGAAGATAAAAATCATATTATTGGAAAAGATGGCAAATTGCCATGGAGTCTTCCTAATGATATGTTGAGATTCAAAAATATCACGACGGGACATCCCATAGTAATGGGGCGTAAAACCTATGAAAGTTTTCCAAATGGACCACTTTTAAATAGGCTGAATATTGTCCTATCTAGAAATGAAAATTATAAGGTACCTAATTCAGTAGTACTCATAACTGATAAGTCACAATTAAGTGAATATGTAAAACCTGATGAAGAAGTCATGGTCATTGGTGGTAGTTCGATATTTGAAATTTTTAAAGATGATGTGGATCGATTATATTTAACTAGAATTGATCACGAATTCGGTGGGGATACAGTTATGCCAAGGATTGATTATGATAAATTTGTTTTGGTTGAAAAAAAAGAAGGTGTCATGGACGATAAAAATATCTATCCATACACCTTCAAAACTTATCAAAAGAAAATTAATTAA
- a CDS encoding thymidylate synthase — translation MANTNEQQYLDLLNYVLNNGHKKSDRTGTGTISTFGYQMRFDLSKSFPLLTTKKVPFGLIKSELLWFLHGDTNIRYLLEHKNHIWDEWAFKKYIESTDYSGPDMTDFGRRSLVDEEFAKEYKIQKSAFDKNILENEDFADKYGDLGLVYGSQWRHWQKRDGGFIDQIENVIEQIKTTPDSRRMIVSAWNPEDVPTMALPPCHTMFQFYVNDGKLSCQLYQRSGDLFLGVPFNIASYALLTHLVARETGLEVGDFVHTLGDAHIYLNHIDQVKTQLSRDVHEGPQLEINSDKSMFDLDTKDIKVTGYDPEPAIKAPVAV, via the coding sequence ATGGCAAATACTAATGAACAACAATATTTGGATTTATTGAATTATGTGTTAAATAATGGACATAAAAAAAGTGACCGTACTGGTACTGGTACAATAAGTACTTTTGGCTATCAAATGAGATTTGATTTGTCAAAATCATTTCCACTCCTTACTACAAAGAAAGTTCCCTTTGGTTTGATTAAGAGCGAGTTACTTTGGTTTTTACACGGAGATACCAATATTCGTTATTTGTTGGAACACAAAAACCATATTTGGGATGAATGGGCATTTAAAAAATATATCGAAAGTACTGATTATTCAGGACCAGATATGACAGATTTTGGAAGAAGAAGTCTGGTCGATGAAGAATTTGCTAAAGAGTATAAAATTCAAAAGTCAGCTTTTGACAAGAATATTCTTGAAAATGAAGATTTTGCTGACAAATATGGTGACCTTGGTTTAGTTTATGGTTCACAGTGGCGTCATTGGCAAAAACGAGATGGTGGTTTCATTGATCAAATAGAAAATGTTATTGAACAAATAAAAACTACTCCCGATTCCAGACGTATGATCGTAAGTGCATGGAATCCAGAGGATGTACCAACGATGGCACTTCCTCCTTGTCATACAATGTTCCAGTTTTATGTTAATGACGGTAAATTATCATGTCAGTTGTATCAAAGAAGTGGTGATCTGTTTTTAGGTGTACCATTCAACATTGCTAGTTATGCGCTATTAACTCACTTGGTCGCTAGAGAAACTGGATTAGAAGTTGGCGATTTTGTACATACTTTAGGGGACGCACATATTTATCTCAATCATATTGATCAAGTTAAGACTCAACTTTCAAGGGATGTACATGAAGGTCCACAATTAGAAATAAACTCTGATAAAAGTATGTTTGATCTTGATACGAAAGATATTAAAGTTACAGGATATGATCCAGAACCAGCAATTAAAGCGCCAGTGGCTGTTTAG
- a CDS encoding ABC-F family ATP-binding cassette domain-containing protein, with the protein MKTLNITNAYKSFGERTLFKNVTFTIGEGDRIGLLGLNGAGKTTLLDGIIHPEDLNSIGLEKPKNYKITYLTQQPELDENLSVIDSVFAGSGEKFQLIRKYERALENFNNNSTDTNIQNDFFKLQEQMNAAEAWQMESDVKSILNKLGITELNKKVADLSGGQQRRVALAQTLISDSDLLILDEPTNHLDYEAIDWLEGYLNKYKGSVLFVTHDRYFLNTVATRIFELENRNVTEYDGNYEKYLSQKSDNEEIYASEQHHKTQMYKKELDWMRAGVKARGTKQQARIDRFKGLKEDLNDKPDVQQDMSIDIAQQRLGNDVFDIKDASLQFDNKKIIDDFSYLITKGDRIGVTGANGSGKTTFLNTITGKIPLDSGNIKTGQTVKIGYYTQYTEDMDPDKRVIMYLEGIGQNVRNTDGERMSASQLLDTFKFDHQMQSAFIRELSGGEKRRLYLLSILMNQPNVLLLDEPTNNLDIETLTILENYLESFRGTVLAVSHDRYFLDKIADKLLIFTGNGQIKESYDSYSGYLQKMNEKQQAKHHEEKEKKQAVTKSKKPEEKTKLTYAEKIEFDKLEPKIEKLDDEISKLNDQLADDANGYQDLMDFQRQLDEKNAEADKMMERWEYLGSFE; encoded by the coding sequence TTGAAAACATTAAATATCACAAATGCATACAAATCATTTGGTGAAAGAACACTTTTTAAAAACGTTACCTTTACTATTGGAGAAGGAGACCGTATTGGCCTTCTTGGACTTAATGGTGCTGGTAAAACAACTCTCTTAGATGGAATAATACATCCGGAAGATTTGAATTCTATTGGCTTAGAAAAGCCTAAGAACTATAAGATAACTTATTTAACACAGCAACCAGAATTAGATGAAAATTTATCAGTAATTGATTCTGTCTTTGCTGGTAGTGGGGAGAAGTTTCAATTAATTAGAAAATATGAACGTGCATTGGAGAATTTTAATAACAATTCTACAGATACTAATATTCAAAATGACTTTTTTAAACTTCAGGAGCAAATGAATGCAGCTGAAGCTTGGCAAATGGAGTCAGATGTTAAATCCATTCTTAATAAATTAGGGATCACTGAATTAAACAAAAAAGTTGCAGATTTATCCGGTGGTCAACAAAGACGTGTCGCCTTGGCACAAACTTTGATTTCTGATTCAGATTTATTAATTCTTGATGAACCTACTAACCATTTGGATTATGAAGCAATTGATTGGTTAGAAGGATATTTGAATAAGTACAAAGGTTCAGTATTATTTGTTACCCATGATCGTTACTTCTTGAATACTGTTGCAACTAGGATTTTTGAACTAGAAAATCGCAATGTTACTGAATACGACGGTAATTATGAGAAGTATCTATCACAGAAATCTGATAATGAAGAGATATATGCATCTGAACAACATCATAAGACACAGATGTACAAAAAAGAACTCGATTGGATGCGTGCTGGTGTTAAAGCTCGTGGAACTAAACAGCAAGCTCGTATCGATAGGTTCAAGGGTCTAAAAGAGGATCTTAATGATAAACCTGATGTTCAACAAGATATGTCTATTGATATTGCACAACAAAGATTAGGAAATGATGTTTTTGATATTAAAGATGCAAGTTTGCAATTTGATAACAAGAAAATTATTGATGATTTTAGTTATCTAATAACAAAGGGTGACAGAATAGGTGTTACCGGTGCTAATGGATCAGGTAAAACAACATTTTTAAATACGATAACTGGGAAAATCCCACTGGATTCAGGAAACATTAAAACTGGCCAAACAGTTAAAATAGGTTACTATACTCAATACACTGAAGATATGGATCCTGATAAGCGTGTAATTATGTATCTTGAAGGCATCGGCCAAAACGTCAGAAATACTGACGGTGAACGCATGTCAGCTTCACAACTATTGGATACTTTTAAATTTGATCATCAAATGCAAAGTGCCTTTATTCGTGAACTATCTGGTGGTGAGAAGAGACGTTTATATTTGTTATCAATTTTGATGAATCAACCTAACGTTTTATTGCTTGATGAGCCAACTAATAATTTGGATATTGAAACTTTGACGATTTTGGAGAATTACTTAGAGAGCTTTAGGGGTACAGTTTTGGCCGTATCGCATGATAGATATTTCTTGGATAAAATCGCTGACAAATTATTGATTTTTACAGGTAATGGTCAAATTAAAGAGAGTTATGATTCTTATTCTGGTTATCTTCAAAAGATGAATGAAAAACAACAAGCTAAACATCATGAAGAAAAAGAAAAGAAGCAAGCAGTAACTAAGTCTAAAAAGCCAGAAGAAAAGACAAAGTTGACGTATGCTGAAAAAATAGAGTTTGATAAATTGGAACCTAAAATCGAAAAATTAGATGATGAAATTTCTAAACTGAACGATCAATTGGCTGATGATGCAAATGGATATCAAGATTTAATGGATTTTCAACGTCAATTGGATGAAAAAAACGCTGAAGCTGATAAAATGATGGAGCGCTGGGAATATCTCGGATCGTTTGAATAA
- a CDS encoding CCA tRNA nucleotidyltransferase encodes MRIKQLPSDFKKALPVLEEIEKAGFEAYFVGGSVRDHILGLPIHDVDIATSAYPEEIKTIFNRTIDTGIQHGTVTVLFEEDSYEITTFRTESGYQDFRRPDSVTFVRSLEDDLKRRDFTINALAVDRNGRVIDKFDGLADLNKRVIRAVGKAEERFHEDALRMMRAVRFQSQLGFTVEAETAIAIKDNAHLLNKIAIERIREEFIKLMLGKSWQIGFSDFLNLDLFEYCPSFNDQKSNLEKLLKLDDKSFVDEQSAWTAIGYVMDLEPNQFNKMLRDWKVSNKSREISVATDKMLKQFKSGNFDIWDIYCLGVSNFDRVKSLCQLFRIEFDDDTLTQKVVNIPIESSHDLAITGNDVIKILGIKPGPEIGKYMSDLEHKVVEGNVYNNFDKLREYLLSK; translated from the coding sequence ATGCGTATTAAACAACTTCCTTCCGATTTCAAAAAGGCATTGCCAGTTTTGGAGGAAATAGAAAAAGCAGGATTTGAAGCTTATTTTGTTGGGGGAAGTGTGCGCGATCACATTTTGGGCTTGCCGATCCATGATGTGGATATTGCTACAAGTGCATATCCAGAAGAAATAAAAACCATCTTTAATCGTACGATTGATACCGGTATTCAGCATGGGACTGTCACAGTATTATTTGAAGAAGACTCATATGAAATAACAACTTTTAGAACTGAATCAGGTTATCAGGATTTCAGAAGACCTGATTCAGTTACTTTCGTACGTTCCTTAGAAGATGACCTTAAGCGTCGAGATTTTACTATTAATGCCTTGGCTGTGGATCGCAATGGTAGAGTTATTGATAAATTCGATGGATTGGCCGATCTTAATAAAAGAGTTATTAGAGCTGTTGGTAAGGCAGAAGAGAGATTCCATGAAGATGCGCTACGTATGATGCGTGCTGTTAGATTTCAGTCACAATTAGGATTTACTGTCGAAGCTGAAACGGCGATAGCAATCAAAGATAATGCACATTTACTTAATAAGATAGCTATAGAGAGGATTCGGGAAGAATTTATAAAGTTGATGCTAGGTAAGTCTTGGCAGATTGGCTTCTCAGACTTTTTAAATCTTGATTTATTCGAATATTGTCCATCTTTTAATGATCAAAAGAGCAATTTGGAAAAATTATTAAAATTAGACGATAAGTCATTTGTTGATGAGCAATCAGCCTGGACGGCTATTGGATATGTCATGGATCTAGAACCAAATCAATTCAACAAAATGCTACGTGATTGGAAAGTTTCTAATAAGTCACGTGAAATTAGTGTTGCGACGGACAAAATGCTCAAACAATTCAAATCTGGTAATTTTGATATCTGGGATATTTATTGTTTAGGTGTAAGTAATTTCGACCGAGTTAAAAGTTTGTGTCAACTATTTAGAATTGAATTTGATGACGATACATTAACTCAAAAAGTAGTAAATATTCCAATAGAATCTAGTCATGATCTGGCAATTACTGGTAATGATGTCATCAAAATATTAGGCATTAAACCGGGTCCAGAAATCGGAAAGTACATGTCCGATTTAGAGCATAAGGTCGTGGAAGGAAACGTTTACAACAATTTTGATAAATTGAGGGAATATTTGTTAAGCAAATGA
- a CDS encoding tetratricopeptide repeat protein, with the protein MTKADEVMNTIDDGDFSNVDTLINESLQQDDDQTQFSLAETLMSRGLSVQAKIIYEHLLQFYPDEGQVLSRLAEIAVSDGDSDKALDYISQIDSDSPAYAENLLVSADIYQSQGLYEVSEQKLLTGIRTFPEEDVFKFAIAELYFDENLFSKALVYYDMLLDAGIDNYSGISIVLRKASSLAGDGQYEEAISEFEKLNAIELNEDAQYQLGFLYNQVKDYNKSIQTLEKLLEINHDYPTAYSILADDYLNIKKNDDAFKYAQLGLNLNELDERLYQIAFDAGVSEQPDEALKIIQKGIKTVETPLPLIIRLSDFYVTQGQYKNNLDLLSDVDINGNPKLTWNLAKSYFETDDIKKAQENILLVLDDYKDNLDYLTDVIEILRSSGDKDALKAALTLYLKQDPDNSEMQDLMDQI; encoded by the coding sequence TTGACTAAAGCAGATGAAGTGATGAATACAATTGATGATGGAGATTTCTCAAATGTAGATACTTTGATTAACGAATCATTACAACAAGACGACGACCAAACACAATTTTCTCTAGCTGAGACATTGATGAGTCGAGGCCTATCGGTTCAGGCCAAAATAATCTATGAACATTTATTACAGTTTTATCCTGATGAAGGACAGGTTTTATCTAGGTTGGCAGAAATAGCAGTATCTGATGGTGATTCAGATAAAGCACTAGATTATATTTCCCAGATTGATTCAGATTCACCAGCCTATGCAGAGAACTTGTTGGTTTCAGCTGACATATATCAATCTCAGGGATTATATGAAGTCAGTGAACAGAAGCTATTGACGGGAATAAGGACTTTTCCAGAGGAAGATGTTTTTAAATTTGCGATTGCTGAGTTGTATTTTGATGAGAACCTGTTCAGTAAGGCTCTGGTGTACTATGACATGCTTTTAGATGCAGGGATAGACAATTACTCCGGAATCTCCATTGTGCTCCGTAAGGCTAGTTCTTTGGCCGGAGATGGACAATATGAAGAGGCAATCTCTGAATTTGAAAAATTAAATGCCATTGAATTGAATGAAGATGCCCAATATCAGTTGGGATTTTTGTATAATCAAGTTAAGGATTATAATAAATCCATCCAAACTTTGGAGAAGTTGCTAGAAATAAATCATGATTATCCAACTGCATATTCCATTTTAGCTGATGATTATTTGAATATTAAAAAGAATGATGATGCCTTTAAATATGCTCAACTTGGTCTTAATTTAAATGAATTGGACGAAAGACTTTATCAAATAGCTTTTGATGCGGGGGTGTCTGAGCAACCTGATGAAGCACTAAAGATTATTCAAAAAGGAATCAAAACAGTAGAAACACCGCTGCCATTGATTATTAGATTAAGTGATTTTTATGTTACACAAGGTCAATACAAGAATAATTTGGACTTATTGAGTGACGTTGATATCAACGGAAATCCTAAATTAACTTGGAATCTTGCTAAATCATATTTTGAAACAGATGATATTAAAAAGGCACAAGAGAATATTCTTTTGGTATTAGACGATTATAAAGATAACTTGGACTATTTGACTGATGTTATCGAAATCCTACGTAGTAGCGGTGACAAGGATGCATTGAAAGCAGCTTTAACATTGTATTTGAAACAAGACCCTGATAATTCTGAAATGCAGGATTTAATGGACCAAATCTAA
- a CDS encoding HU family DNA-binding protein, giving the protein MANKAELIDSVATKTGLTKKDATSAVDAVFESIQENLSEGNKVQLIGFGNFEVRQRAARKGRNPQTGEEIKIPASKVPAFKPGKALKDSVK; this is encoded by the coding sequence ATGGCAAATAAAGCAGAACTTATCGATAGTGTTGCAACTAAAACAGGTTTGACAAAGAAAGATGCAACTTCAGCAGTTGATGCTGTTTTTGAATCAATCCAAGAAAACTTGTCAGAAGGAAACAAAGTACAATTAATTGGCTTTGGTAACTTTGAAGTACGTCAACGTGCAGCTCGTAAGGGTCGTAACCCACAAACTGGTGAAGAAATTAAGATCCCAGCAAGTAAGGTTCCAGCATTCAAGCCAGGTAAGGCATTGAAGGACTCAGTTAAATAG
- the der gene encoding ribosome biogenesis GTPase Der encodes MAIPVVALVGRPNVGKSTIFNRIINERLSIVEDTPGVTRDRIYARAGWLGKEFRLIDTGGIDMSGEPLTIQIKNQAEIAIDEADVIVFIVNGQNSVTKEDEDVAKILYRTKKPVILAVNKADNPEQRESIYDFYSLGFGDPNPISGAQGTGIGDLLDEIVEAFPVEDTHEEDNSIKFSFIGRPNVGKSSLVNAILGDERVIVSNMEGTTRDAIDTKYHDEKLDKDFTMIDTAGIRKRGKVYENTEKYSVLRALSAIDKSDVVCVVLNAEEGIREQDKRVAGYAHNAGKGVIIVVNKWDTLKKDTHTMTDFENQIRTEFQYLSYSPILFTSAVKGQRLDKIPELVSRVYDNRERRIQSAVLNDLLLRATSIAPTPVVNGKRLRIYYMTQVAVQPPTFVVFVNDNELLHFSYERFLKNQLRETFDFEGTPIKILPRKRK; translated from the coding sequence ATGGCAATTCCAGTAGTAGCTTTGGTTGGGCGTCCAAATGTAGGTAAATCAACTATTTTTAATAGAATTATTAATGAACGATTGAGTATTGTTGAAGATACACCCGGTGTTACGCGTGATCGTATTTATGCGCGAGCTGGATGGTTAGGTAAAGAATTTCGTTTGATCGATACTGGTGGTATCGATATGAGTGGAGAACCATTGACCATTCAAATTAAGAATCAAGCAGAAATTGCTATTGATGAAGCAGATGTTATTGTCTTTATTGTTAATGGTCAAAACAGTGTGACTAAAGAAGACGAAGATGTTGCGAAGATACTTTATCGTACGAAGAAACCAGTTATTTTAGCTGTAAATAAAGCTGATAACCCTGAACAAAGAGAAAGTATTTATGACTTCTATTCATTGGGATTTGGTGACCCAAATCCAATTTCTGGTGCTCAAGGTACTGGTATTGGTGATTTACTTGACGAAATCGTTGAGGCATTCCCAGTGGAAGATACTCACGAAGAAGATAACTCGATTAAGTTTAGTTTCATAGGTCGTCCAAATGTTGGTAAATCCTCATTGGTTAATGCGATTTTGGGTGATGAGCGTGTTATTGTTTCCAATATGGAAGGTACAACTCGTGATGCAATTGATACCAAATATCATGATGAAAAATTAGATAAAGACTTTACAATGATTGATACTGCTGGTATTAGAAAACGTGGTAAGGTCTACGAGAATACTGAGAAGTATTCAGTTTTACGTGCTTTGAGTGCAATTGATAAATCTGACGTTGTTTGTGTTGTATTAAATGCCGAAGAGGGTATTCGTGAGCAGGATAAACGTGTTGCTGGATATGCACATAATGCTGGTAAAGGTGTAATCATTGTCGTTAATAAGTGGGATACTTTGAAAAAAGATACTCATACAATGACAGACTTTGAAAACCAAATCAGAACAGAATTTCAATATTTATCATATTCACCAATTCTATTTACTTCGGCCGTTAAAGGACAAAGATTAGACAAAATACCTGAATTAGTTTCAAGAGTATATGATAATCGTGAGCGTCGTATTCAGTCAGCTGTTCTTAATGACCTATTGTTACGTGCCACTTCAATTGCTCCAACACCAGTTGTAAATGGTAAACGTTTGAGAATTTACTACATGACACAAGTTGCGGTTCAACCACCAACTTTTGTTGTTTTTGTAAATGATAATGAATTATTGCATTTCTCATATGAAAGATTTTTAAAGAATCAATTAAGAGAAACTTTTGACTTTGAAGGGACACCAATTAAGATTTTACCAAGAAAGCGTAAGTAG
- the cmk gene encoding (d)CMP kinase, with protein MQIAIDGPASAGKSTIAKLIAKKLNFVYCDTGAMYRSVTLLAKNHNVDYGDSSSILKLMNSHRISFVNKEDGQHVMLDDEDISDEIRTEEITNNVSQVSAIKKVREELVEMQRNMANNINIVMDGRDIGTTVLPDADVKIFLIASVLVRAKRRYKENIERGINTPLEKLKEEIAARDYKDSHREISPLVKANDAIEVDSSNMNIEQVVDKITKIINENK; from the coding sequence ATGCAAATAGCTATTGATGGACCAGCATCAGCTGGAAAGAGTACAATTGCAAAATTGATTGCAAAAAAGTTGAATTTTGTTTATTGTGATACTGGTGCGATGTACCGTTCGGTTACATTGCTTGCAAAAAATCATAATGTAGATTATGGTGATAGTTCCAGCATTTTGAAGTTAATGAATTCACATAGAATTTCTTTTGTTAACAAGGAAGATGGACAACACGTCATGCTTGATGATGAAGATATTTCGGATGAAATCAGAACAGAAGAGATAACTAATAATGTCTCTCAAGTTTCAGCAATCAAGAAAGTTCGCGAAGAATTGGTTGAAATGCAACGCAATATGGCAAACAATATTAATATCGTCATGGACGGTAGAGATATTGGTACAACTGTTCTTCCAGATGCTGACGTAAAAATTTTCCTAATAGCTAGTGTTTTGGTACGTGCTAAAAGGCGTTATAAGGAGAATATTGAACGTGGAATCAATACACCATTAGAGAAATTAAAAGAAGAAATTGCTGCGCGCGACTACAAGGATTCACACCGAGAAATTTCACCTCTAGTTAAGGCTAATGATGCTATTGAAGTAGATTCGTCAAATATGAATATTGAACAAGTTGTTGATAAAATAACAAAAATTATAAATGAGAATAAGTAG
- a CDS encoding LysM peptidoglycan-binding domain-containing protein: MAENNKNNTSGGSRVPQTTDGMQGSVSPEDLKKYNLIPSNGQDSFDDNKNDVEEAPGDDGYSTPQPAEPVESVEPKSVQDDSSEVKDNDDNQNYDHLQASKSNQNHLSQSESNEDENIDSVPPVTGLVDDSDSLKPDTDTTSEQSQVEPDTEPELNQADEEQADDEAEEKPWEKSFDSDEDESGHVSRAVSKEKQRGNHTLVATLVIALIVIMFMPVIIQAVRGSSGSSDLDSAQTEKSSESKDKAAAKKKAAAKKKAAEKKAAEKKAAKEKADQKAAAEKKAASVAAAKKAAAAKEASSTTSDSTSSNNTSSNNSTADNSTDADTTNSQSTTSDSTTGTGSTTGTTTGSTGSNSTSTTSTDDNSSSTAASYYTVKPGDNWFRIAYNNNLTTAQLQSLNSGVSTLTPGTQIRVK, from the coding sequence ATGGCCGAGAATAACAAAAACAATACTTCTGGTGGTTCTCGTGTACCTCAAACAACTGATGGTATGCAAGGATCCGTAAGTCCTGAAGATTTAAAAAAGTACAATTTAATTCCGTCCAATGGACAGGATAGTTTTGATGATAATAAAAATGATGTTGAAGAGGCTCCAGGTGACGATGGTTACTCAACACCACAACCAGCAGAACCCGTAGAATCTGTGGAACCAAAAAGTGTTCAAGATGATAGTTCTGAAGTTAAAGATAACGATGATAATCAAAATTATGATCACTTACAAGCAAGTAAGAGTAATCAAAATCATTTAAGTCAATCAGAGTCTAATGAAGATGAAAATATTGATTCAGTTCCTCCAGTAACAGGTTTAGTTGATGATAGTGATTCTTTAAAACCTGATACAGACACAACAAGTGAACAATCACAAGTTGAACCAGATACTGAACCAGAATTAAATCAAGCTGACGAAGAACAGGCTGATGATGAAGCTGAAGAGAAGCCTTGGGAGAAGAGTTTTGATTCTGATGAAGATGAATCAGGTCATGTTTCTCGTGCAGTAAGTAAAGAAAAGCAACGTGGTAATCACACATTAGTGGCTACATTAGTAATTGCTTTGATTGTGATTATGTTTATGCCAGTTATTATCCAAGCGGTTCGTGGTAGTAGCGGGAGTAGTGACTTAGATAGTGCACAAACTGAAAAGTCATCTGAAAGTAAGGATAAGGCTGCTGCAAAGAAAAAAGCCGCAGCCAAGAAAAAGGCAGCAGAGAAGAAAGCTGCAGAAAAAAAAGCAGCCAAGGAAAAAGCTGATCAAAAAGCCGCAGCAGAAAAGAAAGCTGCTTCTGTAGCCGCCGCTAAAAAGGCTGCTGCAGCAAAAGAAGCTAGTTCCACAACTTCAGATTCAACAAGTAGTAATAATACTTCGTCGAATAATTCAACTGCAGATAATTCTACTGATGCTGACACAACTAACTCACAATCCACAACTTCGGATTCAACAACTGGTACAGGATCCACAACTGGAACAACTACTGGTAGTACAGGCAGTAATTCTACTTCAACTACATCGACCGATGATAATAGTAGCAGTACAGCTGCATCGTATTACACAGTTAAGCCTGGTGATAATTGGTTTAGAATTGCCTATAACAATAATTTGACCACTGCTCAATTGCAGAGTTTAAATAGTGGAGTTTCAACATTAACTCCTGGAACACAAATAAGAGTTAAATAG
- a CDS encoding ECF transporter S component has product MGRSTYKFHAMIGVAIFSALAAIIMFFEFPVLFWLPFLKVDLSDVVTIIGTLAYGPIGGSLIAVIKAVCHWLITGSGVAGVIGNGANIVGGISLLLPFGYFWKKDKKIMAVVVGTISMTLVMSLMNYFIVMPLYMNVVGMQLNMSLTKYVVTAVIPFNIIKALIISAGVFVVYPRLKGHFFIK; this is encoded by the coding sequence ATGGGAAGAAGTACGTACAAATTTCACGCAATGATTGGAGTAGCCATATTTTCCGCACTGGCTGCTATCATTATGTTTTTTGAATTTCCAGTTTTATTCTGGTTACCATTTTTAAAAGTAGATTTAAGTGATGTGGTAACTATTATTGGAACATTAGCATATGGTCCAATTGGGGGCAGTTTGATAGCCGTTATTAAGGCGGTTTGTCACTGGTTAATCACTGGATCAGGTGTCGCCGGAGTTATTGGTAATGGTGCTAACATAGTTGGAGGAATTTCATTGCTATTACCATTTGGTTATTTTTGGAAAAAGGACAAGAAAATTATGGCGGTCGTTGTGGGAACTATTTCGATGACACTTGTAATGTCCTTAATGAATTACTTCATAGTTATGCCGTTGTATATGAATGTTGTAGGGATGCAACTTAATATGAGTTTGACAAAATATGTTGTTACAGCTGTTATTCCATTCAATATCATAAAAGCTTTGATTATTTCTGCGGGTGTATTTGTAGTTTATCCACGATTAAAAGGTCATTTTTTTATTAAATAA
- a CDS encoding pseudouridine synthase, with product MEKIRLQKFMADAGVASRRKSEQMISEGHVVVNGKTVREMGIKVDHSDKIEVDGMPLHSEKKRYILMYKPRGVISAVKDDKNRKVVTDLLEDVDERVYPIGRLDYDTSGLLLLTNDGDFANLLMHPRYHVEKTYIAKVQGFLTVEEIKKLENGLKLKDYTTSRAKVHIMSKDTKKNTSLVKMVIHEGHNHQVKNMFAAVGHPVEKLAREKYGFLTLDGLVSGKYRNLTRLEVAQLKDRR from the coding sequence ATGGAAAAAATTAGATTACAAAAATTTATGGCAGACGCAGGTGTAGCTTCGCGTAGGAAGTCAGAACAAATGATTTCTGAAGGACACGTTGTGGTTAACGGTAAAACAGTTAGAGAAATGGGAATTAAAGTAGATCATAGCGATAAAATTGAAGTAGATGGAATGCCACTTCATAGTGAGAAGAAACGCTATATCTTGATGTATAAGCCCCGTGGTGTTATTTCTGCTGTTAAGGATGATAAGAATAGAAAAGTTGTTACAGATCTTTTGGAAGATGTTGATGAACGTGTATATCCGATTGGAAGATTAGATTATGATACTTCTGGCTTATTGTTGTTAACTAATGATGGTGATTTTGCCAATCTATTGATGCACCCAAGATATCATGTTGAAAAAACATATATTGCAAAGGTCCAAGGCTTTTTGACAGTTGAAGAAATTAAAAAGCTAGAGAATGGTCTGAAACTAAAGGATTATACGACTTCACGTGCTAAAGTACATATCATGTCAAAGGACACTAAAAAGAATACTTCACTTGTAAAAATGGTGATTCATGAAGGACATAATCATCAAGTAAAGAATATGTTTGCAGCCGTTGGTCATCCAGTTGAGAAATTGGCTCGTGAGAAATATGGTTTCTTAACATTAGATGGTTTGGTATCTGGTAAATATAGAAATTTAACAAGACTTGAAGTTGCACAGTTGAAAGATAGACGTTAG